One window from the genome of Dermacentor variabilis isolate Ectoservices unplaced genomic scaffold, ASM5094787v1 scaffold_13, whole genome shotgun sequence encodes:
- the LOC142566801 gene encoding uncharacterized protein LOC142566801 yields the protein MVERFHHQLKSALAATEERSWMEALRLILLGIRTAAKTDISSSAAELVYGTTLRLPEEFFTGSPQDGCTATAAYALRLRDIMENLRTTPPRRAAPRVVHVPSELTSCRHMFVRHDAVHRPLQPPYNGPFRVLRRGEKQFTIDLRGRHEVVTLDRLKPAHIREADTVSHEPSSVTPPSNSLLVQTRQVTRTRSGRVSRAPGRIDL from the coding sequence ATGGTGGAGCGCTTCCACCACCAGCTTAAGTCTGCGCTCGCCGCAACAGAAGAGCGCAGCTGGATGGAGGCACTACGACTCATCCTCCTGGGAATCCGGACAGCTGCCAAGACAGACATCAGCAGCAGTGCAGCCGAACTGGTCTACGGAACGACATTACGCCTTCCAGAAGAATTCTTCACGGGCAGCCCACAAGACGGTTGTACAGCCACCGCAGCCTACGCACTTAGGCTACGAGACATAATGGAAAACCTTCGCACGACGCCACCTCGACGCGCAGCACCACGCGTGGTGCACGTACCATCAGAACTCACTTCATGCCGACACATGTTCGTGCGCCATGACGCAGTTCATCGGCCACTCCAACCACCGTATAACGGGCCATTCCGAGTTCTGCGTCGAGGTGAGAAGCAATTCACAATCGACTTGCGCGGTCGTCACGAAGTGGTAACACTAGATCGGCTGAAGCCAGCGCACATTAGAGAAGCAGACACCGTTTCACATGAACCGTCATCTGTGACACCACCTTCCAACTCTCTACTCGTCCAAACACGCCAAGTCACAAGGACACGCAGCGGACGAGTCTCCAGGGCGCCCGGTCGTATTGACTTGTAA